One Pseudomonas entomophila genomic window carries:
- a CDS encoding polyprenyl synthetase family protein gives MQPQTFYRAVADDFSAVDEIIKKQLTSRVPLVSKIGDYITSAGGKRLRPLLVLLCGKALGREGDDLRLLAATIEFLHTATLLHDDVVDMSGMRRGRSTANALWGNAPSVLVGDFLYSRSFEMMVELGSMPVMQILSKATRVIAEGEVLQLSRVRDASTTEEIYMDVIRGKTAMLFEASTHSAAALAGASDEQREALRTFGDHLGVAFQLVDDLLDYKGDSETLGKNVGDDLAEGKPTLPLIYAMREGTPEQAALVRQAIQKGGLEDLEQIRIAVEASGALAYTAQMARDYVARAIACLEVLPASEYRDALVELSEFAVARTH, from the coding sequence ATGCAACCCCAAACCTTCTACCGCGCGGTAGCTGATGATTTCAGCGCCGTCGACGAGATCATCAAGAAGCAGCTGACCTCGCGCGTGCCGCTGGTATCGAAGATCGGCGACTATATCACGTCCGCCGGCGGCAAGCGCCTGCGCCCGCTGCTGGTGCTGCTGTGCGGCAAGGCCCTGGGCCGTGAAGGCGATGACCTGCGCCTGCTGGCGGCGACCATCGAGTTCCTGCACACCGCCACGCTGCTGCACGACGACGTGGTCGACATGTCCGGCATGCGCCGTGGCCGTTCCACCGCCAACGCCCTGTGGGGCAACGCCCCGAGCGTGCTGGTGGGCGACTTCCTCTATTCGCGCTCGTTCGAGATGATGGTCGAGCTGGGCTCGATGCCGGTCATGCAGATCCTCTCCAAGGCCACCCGGGTGATCGCCGAGGGTGAAGTGCTGCAGCTGTCGCGCGTGCGCGACGCCAGCACCACCGAGGAAATCTACATGGACGTCATCCGCGGCAAGACCGCGATGCTGTTCGAAGCCTCGACCCACAGCGCCGCCGCGCTGGCCGGCGCCAGCGACGAGCAGCGCGAAGCCCTGCGCACCTTCGGTGACCACCTGGGCGTGGCCTTCCAGCTGGTCGACGACCTGCTGGACTACAAGGGCGACTCGGAAACCCTCGGCAAGAACGTCGGCGACGACCTGGCCGAAGGCAAGCCGACCCTGCCACTGATCTACGCCATGCGCGAAGGCACCCCCGAACAAGCGGCGCTGGTGCGCCAGGCGATCCAGAAGGGTGGCCTCGAGGACCTGGAGCAGATTCGCATCGCTGTCGAAGCCTCCGGCGCCCTGGCCTACACCGCGCAGATGGCCCGTGACTACGTCGCCCGCGCCATCGCCTGCCTGGAAGTGTTGCCGGCCAGCGAGTACCGGGATGCACTGGTCGAGCTGAGCGAGTTCGCCGTAGCACGTACGCACTAA
- the rplU gene encoding 50S ribosomal protein L21, protein MSYAVIVTGGKQYKVAEGEFLKIEKLEVATGESVTFDRVLLVANGDDVTIGAPVVAGAKVVAEVVSQGRHDKVRIIKFRRRKHHMKRMGHRQWFTEIKITGIQA, encoded by the coding sequence ATGTCTTACGCAGTAATCGTTACCGGCGGCAAGCAGTACAAAGTCGCTGAAGGTGAATTCCTCAAGATCGAGAAGCTGGAAGTCGCCACCGGCGAATCCGTGACTTTCGATCGCGTCCTGCTGGTCGCCAACGGTGACGACGTCACCATCGGTGCTCCAGTTGTTGCTGGCGCTAAAGTAGTGGCCGAAGTCGTTTCCCAAGGCCGCCACGACAAGGTTCGCATCATCAAGTTCCGTCGTCGTAAGCACCACATGAAGCGCATGGGCCACCGCCAGTGGTTCACCGAGATCAAAATCACCGGTATCCAGGCTTAA
- the rpmA gene encoding 50S ribosomal protein L27, whose protein sequence is MAHKKAGGSTRNGRDSESKRLGVKMYGGQVIKPGNIIVRQRGTEFHAGYGVGMGKDHTLFAKIEGVIKFEKKGEFMRRYVSIVAA, encoded by the coding sequence ATGGCTCACAAGAAGGCTGGTGGTAGTACTCGTAACGGTCGCGACTCAGAATCTAAACGCCTTGGCGTGAAGATGTATGGCGGCCAGGTTATCAAGCCGGGCAACATCATCGTCCGTCAGCGCGGCACCGAATTCCACGCTGGCTACGGCGTTGGCATGGGCAAGGACCACACCTTGTTCGCCAAGATCGAAGGCGTGATCAAGTTCGAGAAAAAAGGCGAGTTCATGCGCCGTTACGTGAGCATCGTCGCCGCTTAA
- the cgtA gene encoding Obg family GTPase CgtA has protein sequence MKFVDEVSIRVKAGDGGNGCMSFRREKFIENGGPNGGDGGDGGSVYMVADENLNTLVDYRYTRHHEAQRGSNGGSTDCTGKKGDDLFLRVPVGTTVIDASTQEVIGDLITPGQKLMVAQGGWHGLGNTRFKSSTNRAPRQTTPGKPGDQRDLKMEMKVLADVGLLGLPNAGKSTFIRSVSAAKPKVADYPFTTLVPNLGVVSVDRWKSFVIADIPGLIEGASEGAGLGIRFLKHLARTRVLLHLVDLAPLDGSSPADAAEVIINELAQFSPALVDRERWLVLNKADMIMDDERDERVKEVVERLNWEGPVYVISAIAKQGTEKLSHDLMRYLEDRADRLANDPAYAEELAELDQRIEDEARAQLQALDDARTLRRTGVKSVHDIGDDDDWDDFEDDEDGPEIIYVRD, from the coding sequence ATGAAGTTTGTAGACGAAGTATCGATCCGGGTAAAAGCCGGTGACGGCGGCAACGGTTGCATGAGCTTCCGCCGCGAGAAATTCATCGAGAACGGTGGCCCCAACGGTGGTGACGGCGGCGACGGCGGCTCGGTGTACATGGTGGCCGACGAGAACCTCAACACCCTCGTCGACTATCGCTATACCCGCCATCATGAAGCCCAGCGCGGCTCCAACGGCGGCAGCACCGACTGCACCGGCAAGAAGGGCGACGACCTGTTCCTGCGCGTGCCGGTCGGTACCACCGTGATCGACGCCTCCACGCAGGAGGTCATCGGTGACCTGATCACCCCCGGCCAGAAGCTGATGGTCGCCCAGGGCGGCTGGCACGGCCTGGGCAACACCCGCTTCAAGTCCAGCACCAACCGTGCGCCGCGCCAGACCACGCCAGGCAAACCAGGCGACCAGCGCGACCTGAAGATGGAAATGAAAGTGCTGGCCGACGTCGGTCTGCTGGGCTTGCCGAACGCCGGCAAGAGCACCTTCATCCGTTCGGTGTCGGCCGCCAAGCCGAAAGTCGCCGACTACCCGTTCACCACCCTGGTGCCCAACCTGGGCGTGGTCAGCGTCGACCGCTGGAAGAGCTTCGTCATCGCCGACATCCCCGGCTTGATCGAAGGCGCCTCCGAAGGCGCAGGCCTGGGTATCCGCTTCCTCAAGCACCTGGCCCGTACCCGCGTATTGCTGCACCTGGTCGACCTGGCGCCGCTGGACGGCAGCAGCCCGGCCGATGCCGCCGAAGTGATCATCAACGAGCTGGCGCAGTTCAGCCCGGCGCTGGTCGACCGTGAGCGTTGGCTGGTGCTGAACAAAGCCGACATGATCATGGACGACGAGCGCGACGAGCGCGTCAAGGAAGTGGTCGAGCGCCTGAACTGGGAGGGCCCGGTCTACGTGATCTCGGCCATCGCCAAGCAGGGCACCGAGAAACTCAGCCACGACCTGATGCGTTATCTCGAAGACCGCGCCGACCGCCTGGCCAACGACCCGGCCTACGCCGAAGAGCTGGCCGAGCTCGACCAGCGCATCGAGGACGAGGCCCGCGCCCAGCTGCAGGCCCTGGACGACGCCCGCACCTTGCGCCGCACCGGCGTCAAGAGCGTGCACGACATCGGCGACGATGACGACTGGGATGATTTCGAGGACGACGAAGACGGCCCGGAAATCATTTACGTGCGCGACTGA